The following coding sequences are from one bacterium SCSIO 12741 window:
- a CDS encoding succinate dehydrogenase cytochrome b subunit produces MSSVKGMTSITRKILMALSGFFLLIFLLQHCAINMLSVISPDMFNEVSHFMGTNPLVQFALQPVLAFGVFFHIGMGMVLDMKNKGARKVKYAMNRPSENANWMSRNMVITGLMVLAFLLLHFVDFWIPELNTKFIVGDMSGLNAHGEFRYWEELHHKFANPIWTALYSVAFVFLSLHLMHGFQSAFQSVGFRHSRYTPMLQKLGNIYAIVIPAGFILIAVYHFINA; encoded by the coding sequence ATGTCGAGTGTAAAAGGAATGACTTCGATAACCAGAAAGATTCTGATGGCTTTGTCCGGTTTCTTTTTGTTGATTTTCTTGTTGCAACATTGCGCTATTAACATGCTTTCGGTCATTTCGCCGGACATGTTTAATGAGGTGTCCCACTTCATGGGAACCAATCCTTTGGTTCAATTCGCCCTTCAGCCGGTATTGGCTTTTGGAGTTTTCTTCCACATTGGAATGGGGATGGTTCTGGATATGAAGAACAAAGGAGCCAGAAAGGTGAAATACGCGATGAACCGCCCGAGTGAAAATGCGAACTGGATGTCTCGCAACATGGTGATTACCGGATTAATGGTGTTGGCCTTTTTGTTGTTACACTTCGTTGATTTCTGGATACCTGAGCTTAACACCAAATTTATCGTGGGTGATATGTCAGGACTTAATGCCCATGGGGAATTCCGCTACTGGGAAGAGCTTCACCACAAATTTGCCAATCCAATCTGGACGGCCTTGTACAGTGTGGCTTTCGTATTTCTGTCATTGCACTTAATGCATGGTTTTCAATCGGCTTTTCAATCCGTGGGATTCCGCCACAGCCGTTACACTCCCATGCTTCAAAAATTAGGAAACATCTATGCAATCGTAATTCCCGCCGGATTTATCCTGATTGCAGTCTATCACTTTATTAACGCTTAA